One stretch of Podospora bellae-mahoneyi strain CBS 112042 chromosome 2, whole genome shotgun sequence DNA includes these proteins:
- the VIB1 gene encoding heterokaryon incompatibility protein (COG:L; EggNog:ENOG503NUVH) has product MSATATYTMAELRAETQHGSLWSNYGNPVQMTGRFNPQDPSVPPPAPSHLVRPRSRQHTMDYPQYHHPRPGQEEGDGYDRYPHPSLMNIPSINSLKRPYSQVDQAPYTEMVQDLREDYKPSNHDQKLLSFKKVGDKHTIVDAKGRMHEMEIDAQLHGMFFLSEFPSAAGDGNVLNAELTCYRRNLFQISGSLCFPQVPLSVLLESGETSQIKNMEVSISAIESVDGHPVRLIVIPWKTPPPNSPEVNQAPDQEPPNLPLIPWAEDEDDTSGEHYAIYPIGWRRLQFRIATANNGRRKELQQHFVLHLKLHGTLANGQKLVLSELTTAPIVVRGRSPRNFQARKEIPLLGSSAGSRGQTLVETGQGIVAQAVVLNKPPHDARPRISSLDGHVPRGAFTFTAPKQMPQSPMQMRSNSYPTTWNPSSQVSMPHNPGSATYPTATMPSEPYPKLPLSGAPSYTAEPQEIPIQQTSMPSVQLSLVSQDQQPPPIRTQFATYVQATSAPPHLSLSTTADNSLNVPRYVDSNPRPSKSPRHASHQSVTSSISNDTAPGEYRYGPPQSAYAANDMSPQSQHPSSAQGGPSQYGAPSQENNTSAPSSATAPNAPPPRDYFPSSQSWTTTAGEPSASSVSYNNGSSDRPYAFPSVKPESHQHGHQQQQHPHPPPPPGSHSSGAPGGVYGGVGHYAWNAT; this is encoded by the exons ATGTCAGCCACGGCGACATACACGATGGCAGAGCTGAGGGCTGAGACTCAACACGGTAGCCTCTGGTCCAACTATGGAAATCCCGTTCAGATGACGGGCAGATTCAATCCTCAAGATCCATCCGTaccgccaccagcaccatcgCATCTTGTGCGTCCTAGAAGTCGCCAGCACACCATGGACTACCCGCaatatcaccacccccggcccggccaggaagagggcgacggATACGACCGGTACCCGCACCCATCTCTGATGAACatccccagcatcaacagcctCAAAAGGCCATACTCCCAGGTTGACCAGGCGCCCTATACCGAGATGGTCCAGGACCTGCGGGAGGACTACAAGCCCTCCAACCACGACCAGAAACTTTTGTCGTTCAAGAAAGTGGGGGACAAGCACACCATCGTCGACGCGAAGGGACGGATGCACGAAATGGAGATTGACGCCCAGCTCCACGGCATGTTCTTCCTGTCCGAATTTCCCTCGGCTGCGGGTGACGGCAACGTGTTGAACGCCGAGTTGACGTGCTATCGGCGCAACTTGTTCCAGATCAGCGGCAGCCTTTGCTTCCCACAGGTCCCATTATCGGTGCTTTTGGAGTCTGGCGAGACCAGCCAGATCAAGAATATGGAAGTCAGCATTTCCGCCATCGAGTCTGTCGATGGACACCCAGTCCGGTTGATCGTGATCCCATGGAAGACACCGCCACCAAACTCGCCTGAGGTAAACCAGGCCCCAGACCAGGAGCCGCCCAATCTTCCCTTGATTCCATGggcggaggacgaggatgacaCAAGTGGCGAACACTACGCTATCTACCCGATCGGATGGCGCCGTCTCCAGTTCAGAAT AGCCACGGCGAACAACGGCCGACGGAAGGAGCTGCAACAGCATTTCGTGTTGCACCTCAAGCTTCACGGAACTTTGGCAAACGGGCAAAAGCTCGTCCTCTCCGAGCTGACAACGGCACCCATTGTGGTGAGAGGCAGAAGTCCGCGCAACTTCCAGGCCAGAAAGGAGATTCCTTTGTTGGGATCTAGTGCCGGCTCGCGGGGCCAGACTCTTGTTGAGACTGGCCAGGGAATCGTCGCCCAGGCGGTTGTTCTCAACAAGCCGCCACACGATGCCAGACCTCGCATCTCGAGCTTGGACGGACACGTTCCCAGGGGAGCCTTTACCTTTACTGCTCCGAAGCAAATGCCGCAGAGCCCGATGCAGATGCGGTCAAA CTCTTATCCCACCACATGGAATCCTTCGAGCCAGGTGTCGATGCCACACAACCCAGGTTCAGCGACATACCCTACCGCGACAATGCCATCCGAGCCCTACCCGAAGCTGCCGCTTTCTGGCGCGCCTAGCTACACAGCTGAGCCTCAGGAGATACCCATCCAGCAGACATCGATGCCATCCGTTCAGCTCTCCCTTGTCTCGCAAGatcaacagccaccaccgaTCCGAACTCAGTTCGCTACCTACGTGCAAGCAACCTCCGCGCCACCACATTTGTCCCTGTCGACGACCGCCGATAACTCGCTCAACGTGCCCCGATATGTCGACAGCAACCCCCGGCCATCAAAGTCGCCGCGTCATGCGAGCCACCAGTCGGTAACCTCTTCCATTTCAAACGATACAGCCCCAGGAGAGTACCGTTACGGCCCCCCTCAATCAGCCTACGCGGCGAACGACATGAGCCCACAGTCACAGCACCCATCAAGTGCTCAGGGTGGACCTTCTCAATACGGAGCGCCATCGCAAGAGAACAACACTTCAGCGCCTTCGTCGGCCACAGCTCCCAACGCACCGCCGCCCAGAGACTATTTCCCCTCTTCGCAGAGCTGGACCACCACGGCGGGCGAACCTTCAGCATCAAGCGTCTCATACAACAATGGTAGTTCCGACAGGCCCTACGCGTTCCCGAGCGTGAAGCCCGAGTCGCATCAGCAcggccaccagcaacagcaacaccctcacccccctccacccccaggCTCTCATTCTTCCGGGGCCCCCGGAGGCGTTTACGGCGGGGTTGGACATTATGCCTGGAATGCCACTTGA